One window from the genome of Phycisphaerae bacterium encodes:
- a CDS encoding PEP-CTERM sorting domain-containing protein, which translates to MKRTERLFLASGLTVFVWPWIVLGAVPGVETFDTDTAGFVPNTTSSVVVHVGGGGNPDGYIETRKVLTPPVFDIGAMPLDPDFTGDYAAAGIGQISVDLNFKTDNITAGWIRFRPSIVENGWLYPLTNSFPTNVWNTYVVNFDPTWTDLQAQAAGWLTDNDINPAADPSPPFATVLAGVLTTEVRLASEGSTIVGIDNFAIAVPEPGMISLLAAGIIAVLRRRA; encoded by the coding sequence ATGAAGCGCACAGAACGTCTGTTTCTCGCCAGTGGTCTGACAGTATTTGTCTGGCCTTGGATCGTGCTTGGTGCTGTTCCGGGCGTGGAGACGTTTGACACCGACACGGCCGGTTTTGTGCCCAACACCACCTCGTCCGTCGTGGTGCATGTCGGCGGAGGAGGAAATCCGGACGGCTACATCGAGACTCGCAAGGTTCTCACGCCGCCGGTCTTCGACATCGGGGCGATGCCCCTTGATCCGGACTTTACGGGAGACTATGCCGCCGCAGGTATTGGGCAGATCTCGGTTGATCTGAACTTCAAGACGGACAATATCACGGCAGGCTGGATTCGCTTCAGGCCGAGCATCGTGGAAAACGGCTGGCTGTATCCGTTGACCAACAGCTTTCCTACCAACGTCTGGAACACCTACGTGGTCAACTTCGATCCGACCTGGACAGACCTGCAAGCGCAGGCCGCCGGATGGCTTACCGACAATGATATCAATCCCGCTGCTGATCCGAGTCCACCGTTTGCGACCGTACTGGCCGGCGTTCTCACGACCGAGGTGCGTCTGGCCAGCGAAGGCAGTACCATTGTCGGCATCGATAACTTCGCCATCGCCGTACCGGAACCCGGCATGATCAGTCTGCTTGCCGCCGGCATCATCGCCGTGCTGCGCCGGCGGGCCTGA